The following is a genomic window from Pedobacter sp. KBS0701.
TATCATCTGGACAGTTATCATAAAGCCCTTTAGCCACTTTAATCATGGTATCTAAACCTACCACATCCGACGTACGGAAAGTAGCAGATTTTGGTCTGCCCAATGCCGGCCCTGTAAATTTATCAACCTCCTCTACCGTTAAATCTAATTTTTCGACCAAATGCAAAAGTGCCATGATGGAATAAACCCCCACACGGTTGGCAATAAAGGCTGGCGTATCCTTACATAAAACAGTTGTTTTACCTAAAAACTTATCACCATAATGCATCAGGAAATCTACAATTTCCGGCTGCGTATGTGGCGTAGGAATAATTTCCAATAACTTTAAATAACGCGGTGGATTGAAAAAGTGTGTTCCACAGAAATGCGATTTAAAATCTTCACTTCTTTCCTCAGCCATCAAATGAATAGGGATACCAGAAGTATTTGAAGTGATTAAAGTACCTGGTTTACGGAATTGCTCTACCTGTTCGAAAACTTTTTTCTTGATATCAAGATTTTCGACAACGACTTCAATTACCCAATCGTAACCGGCAATTTTCGACATATCATCATCGAAATTCCCCGTTTTGATTTTATTTAACGCTTTTTTGGTATAAACTGGCGATGGATTTGTTTTTACAGCCGTTTGCAAAGCTGTATTTACAATCCGGTTTTTTACAGCTGGGCTATCCAGTGATAATCCTTTTGCCTGCTCTTCAGGACTCAAATCTTTAGGGGCAATATCCAGTAGCAAAACCTCAACACCAATATTGGCGAAGTGGCATGCAATACGGGAACCCATAATACCTGAACCTAGAACAGCAACTTTATTAATGCTTCGTTTCATCAGTATATATTTTTCTTTTTATGGTCTGATGTAACCTGTTATGTAAAAATTTACACAGCAGGTTTCATGATTATATTTATTAATCAACAGTATATGCTACTGTAATATCATTTAGTTTGATAAGCAGGTTAATAAAAGTCTCTTTTTCTTTTTTCGAGAAATGCTCATCAAGATATTCATTAAATTTTCGCACAACCCCTTTGGCTAATTGTTTTTTCTCTTTACCAAAATCGGTCAGAAAAACCTTTACCGAACGTTTATCACCTGCAGATGTTTCACGATAAATGAGGTTAGCCTCTTCCATGTTATTTAACATGCGGGACAAACTGGTTGCTTTAACCCCAAGCAAGCCGGCCAAATTCGATACCGCAGTTCCCTCAACATCATCTATATTAATAAGCATATAACCAATAGCCTGGGTAATCCCGAAACTGGATGCCATCTGATTGTATTTATTAAACATATTTTGCCAGGCAAACTTAACATGGTAATCTATGGTTTGTTGTTGTTTCATTTTCACTAATTTATTATGCTTGCATAACAAAGCTAATGAATGTATTTTGTTAATGCAATAGAAAAATTCAAAATATTTGTCAAATTTTTCTTATCATAGTCATACACAAAATGAAAACACGTTATATGTTAAAAGTGAAACAAATACTCTTGTTTAGTCCATTTATTTTATGGGCTACAATTTGCCAAAGCCAGGTATCTTATTTTGGAAAAGCCTTGTTAAACAGTCAAAAATTAGAGGTTTTTAAAAAAACAACTACCTTATTTACTTTGCAATACGTTGATTATGCTGAACTGGAAAAATTTGATCAGGCCATTAAAAAAAACTGGACAATTACACCATATAAAATTATTAAGCCCGAAGAGCTGGCCCGTTATGATACGCTTGCAAATTATTCTGTTTTTTATTTCGATGCTTATGGCGAGAAGTCAGACAGTACATACAACGTGAATATAATTTATGCACTGAAGTTATTAACGCCATCTAAAAAACCCAAGGTAAAAGAAGAAAGTATATTAGCAACAGTTACACTTTTTGCTGATCCTAACACAAATCTGCTGGTCAGAACGCAAGATCAGCAATATGGCACCAGAAGAAGTATAAAAAATAATATTCTATCCTATTTCTATAACAAAGCTAGTTTCTTCAACTGGTCGCCAGGCTTTTTAACGGGTTATTTAAAACAGATTAATGATGGATTGCTCGCAAATGAAAACTGTAACATAGATTACCAGTTTTATAATAAGGTACGCTTACCTGAACTGGCAAAGGAAACACTTTATATACCCGAATATATTAAGGAAGTATTTTCTTCAAGATTAACGCTTTTACCACCGTCAGGCATTATTGCTGAACCTTATAATTACAAACTTAAATTTATACCGTATAAAGAACTTGATAGTTTAATTCTGAATAAAACTGCCAACGTTAAATATGTGGTTTACACACAACGATCCAGCGATAAAATAATCAGTGTGTACGATAGTAAAGACGATAAAATTATTTATCAGCGCTTTTATCCGGAATCACCAAATTTTGAGATGAATGATTTAAGCGAGATTAAAAAGGTAATTGTTTCGCTTAAATAAGTGGAGTTCAAATAATATCTATTGTGCTGTCACGCTGAACACAGTGAAGAATCCCTAACAAAAGAGCCACTGGTTTTATAATTTCAAAAGACTGTTGCGCTAGAATTAGTTTAACAAAAGATCCTTCACTATATTACTTGTTGACAAACTTCAATAGAATGGTCGTCATCACGACCGCATCAACTCGAAATGGAGAGATTTATCAAAACAGATTTAGTTTCGCCGAGCACTCCGTAGTTCTCGATTAAATTACTGATGTAAACTCGGTAAAGGCAGCATTCCGCCCGAAATGACGGTAGACGAGAGAATCTTTAGATTAATCACCGTTATTTATATTGATTTTTATAAAAAAATTACCCCTCAAGATTGACAAATTCTCTTTATACTACTAACCAAAGCAGCTAGTTATTATAAACAAAACCTCTTAAATCAAAAAAAGTCCCGATAAAAATCGGGACTTTTTAATTGTTGTTAAAAACAGACTAGTAAAGTGTAAACTCTACGCGACGGTTTTGTTGACGACCAGCTGCAGTTTTATTAGTAGCAATTGGTTGACCCATACCGTAACCTGTAGCCTCAATACGTGATGCATTAGCGCCTTGAGAAACTAAATAAGCTTTTACAGATTCTGCTCTATCTTTCGATAAACGCAAGTTTAATTCTTTTGAACCTGTATTATCTGTATGACCAGCTAATTTTAAGCTAAAGTTTTTCTGAATCAATAATGCTGCAACTCTATTTAAGGATGCATAAGATTTAGAACGGATAGTTGCTTTACCTAAATCGAATTCCAGGTTTTTAATCGCTTCGTTAACTACCTTACGGTCTTCTTCAGTAACAATAACTTTTTCTACAACTTTTTCCGGCGTTTTTAACGGACAACCAGCTCCATCTACAACAGTACCTGCTGGTGTATCAGGGCATTTATCCAATTTGTCTGCAACACCATCACCATCAGTATCTTTCAAAATATCATTTAGTTCCGAACGTAATTTTGCATTATCAGCTTTTTGGGCATTCAACTCTGATTTTAAACCTTCTGCGGTTTGTTTCGCTTTTAAAGCTTCATCATAAGTTAAAGCAACCGGATTGTGGAAAGCCAATTGTTTTCCGCTACCTAAGGCAAACTCTAAACCGGCATAAGCATAGTTGTATTTATCATTTCCATTTTTGTAGTAACCATCTAAGTTATCGCCATCAACAAAGCTGATCGTCCAACCTAAATCGAAGTTAACTGCATCAGAAATTTTAAATTTTGCGCCTAAACCTACCGGGATGATTAATTCATTAATGTTTTTATCACCTGCATATAAAGATGTACCAGCTGCTGTGGTAATAGTAGGCTTATAACCTGCAATACCCGCACCTGCAGAAGCATAAAGTTGCAAAGCATTCTCTTTCTTAAACATATCTATATTGAACATGTTTACTACAGCACTTAAAGTTCCTGAATAAGACAACTGTGTGTCGAAAGCTTTTACAGGAGAGTTATTTACCGAACCACCTTCATAAGGCTCGGAATTATCGCCTTTTAATTTACCCCGAACTCCATCTAAACGAAGAGAGAAATAAGGTGTAAACTGTTTTTTGACGTAAAGGCCATAACCAAAGCTTGACTTGTTATTACTGAAATCATTTTTTCCACCCAATGGTGATAATGGCGTAAGTACACCGGCATTTACGCCGACAGACCAGGTCCTGAAGGTGGTTGATGAAGTTGCAGGACTTTCCTGAGCTGAAGCAGCCGACCCAATCAATAAACCAGCGAGTGCAACCGGTAGTGTTTTGAATAATTGTAGTTTCATAATTTTCTGTATAACGTTGAATAGCGTCTGATATCCTTTACAATAGCCATACCAAAAATACAGGCAGGTAAAAATACTTATCAACTTTTTAACACTAATTACCATGAAGCAACTTGTAGGAATAAAAAAATATTTAGTATATTAAGTACATCGCTATAAGCTACTCACTTAATGGATTTTATAAAAAACTTAAGTTTTAGACGTCAACATCTCTATTTTAGTTACCATTTTATAGATCAAAGGGTATACATCAGGTTTTAAAAGCATTCTGAAGTAGACAAATATTTACAAGTCTCACTTTTTGATCGATTATTACCTCATATTGTAAGCACATTTACCAATTTATTATACTAGCCAGTTTAAATATAAATGCCTTTTTGCTGTCACACTGAGGGATAATTTATGGTATAAAAATCAATATGAATGAACAGATAGATAAGGAAGGTGAATTGTCTCGAAGTATCGTTTCAAACGGAGTAGAGAACCCGAAGGCTCTGCAAAGCAAAATCTTTTAAATTTGATTTCAATAAATAGTATAAAGATCTCTCCGCTTCGCGTTGCTCCGGTCGAGATGACGGCCATTCTGTTGGAGTCTGTCAATGGTAGGATAGTCGATTACTTTATTAATGTGTTGAAATAGTCTTCGAATACACTCAGACTGACATACGAAATAAATTTTATTTAATTTTAAACATGCTGTATATTAATTGATATCGCCCGCAAATTTCCATCGCGTACTAAAATTTTCTGGTAATCGCTGGTTGGTTAATAAGGCCCTTACCATTTCTACCGGCATATTATTTTCATACAATATGCGATTATGAAACTCGATATTGGTCATTTTACCGCTTTGTACCAATTCGTTATGCAACGCCCTAAACTGTAATCCACCTAACATGTAGCCAATTTGATACAATGGCCCATACCCCCCGGTAAACGATCTGCGTACTTCTGCCTCTGCATTGGCACGTTCAAAACCTACACGATCTACCAAAAAGTCGATGCACTGCTGAGGTGTCCATTTACCTAAATGATAGTTCATCGAAAAAATAATACGTGCACAGCGGTGCATGCGCCAAAAAAGCATTCCAATTTTATCCTCCGGAGATGTTGCAAAATTCTGGTCCCAAAGCAACATCTCCCAGTACAGCGACCAGCCTTCCGTCCAGAAAGGGGTGCCAAATACCTTGCGATAAGGCTTGTAGCGGCTTTGCATAAAATATTGAAGGTTGTGTCCCGGAATAAGTTCATGAAAAACTACAGCTCTGGAAAAATGCCTGTTGTTACCGCGCAGGGTCATCATTTTGGCATCTTCGCTCATATCTTCTGTCGGATAAGCAATTAATACAGATTCGCCACCCAGAAAAAACGGTGCATATAATTGTTCCTGCGGACTTAACATGCGCATGCGCCAGCCTTCTTTGGCCAGGGGAGGAATGGCGATGAGGTTATTTTTCTCTACAAAATTTATGGCTTCATTGGCTAGTTCATAAACCAATTCGGGCTGTTTACCCAATTCAGGGTAATCAGTTTTTACCTTTTCCAATGCTTTTTTCCAATCGTTACCAAAGCCCATTAGTTGCGAGGCTTTAAGCATTTCTGCATCGCACCAGGCAAATTCCCTCATGGCAATAGCCTCAATCTGCTCAGGTGTATAGGCAATCATCTCATCGTTTAAGCTGCTTAATAAAGCTATTCTTCCTATCGGATTACCAATAATACCACTTCCATCGTCTTTGGCATTTGAGGTTTTAGCTATTTTACCCAGTACAGCAGCATATTCATTTACTGCACCTACTACATCCGGATAAACTGCTTTTGTGGCTTTGGTAAATTGCGGATCGTAACCATTATAAAATTTATAAGCTTCAGTAAATACAGCCAGGTATTGATTCACAGTTTGCTGTGCCCATGAAGCCTGTACTGGCGTCACAATTAAATCTTTGTTTTTTACTGCCTTTGTGGTTTTCTGAATGGCCTCTTTCAGTTGTTCGAACTGTTGTTGGATAATTTTGCCATCTTGTTGCGTACCAATCCTCCGTTTTGCCTCAAAATCTAATACTGTTTTGGCAAATGGCAAAGCAAAAATATTGCTTTTAAATTCGGTGTATTGCTGTTGCAAATTTGCCGAGTCTGATCGGATATCGCGTTTAAGCAAAATATAATCTACCCTTTCGTTTACAGTTAGCTTGTTAAAAGGCAATGCCCTTAACTGTTTTTGCCATTCAGCATAAAAGCCTTGCATCCGCTTAAAATATTCATCCGATCGCTTGAGCGTATATTTACGGTTAAGCATGGTCACATCTGATTGGTATTGATTAATCAGTGGACTTATCAGGCTGGCTTCATTAGTTTGAGCGTGTAATTGTACCGCAACTGTTAGAAATAAAAACAGGGAAAATAGTTTGCGCATAGCGATCCGTACATTTTGAATTAGTTGACGCAATATAACTAAACCGCTAAGCATTTGCTGCAGGGCGCCTATGTAACTTATTTAAAGCTATTTGATTAAAAGTAACTCAGGTCGATCATAATTTCTTGCCCTAAAAACAGTTACCAACCGATGGCTTTATCATCTCCCCTCGGGTCAGCACCACCCTGATAATTTCCCCATTTTGTCTTTAAAATAGCATCAACCCTACCAATCGGGCCTCTTTGTATGATTTTATAGCCTTTTGCTTTTAATTTCTCTACTGATAAACTATCGATGGCATCTTTTTCTACATACACCTCATCCGGTAACCATTGATGATGAAACTTTTTAGCCGCTACAGCGGATTGCATAGGCATATCGAAATCGATTACATTAATAATGGTTTGAAATACAGAAGTGATAATAGTTGATCCGCCTGGTGTACCTACCACCATAAATAATTTTCCATCTTTCTCTACAATGCTTGGCGTCATAGAACTTAACATTCGTTTATTCGGTGCAATGGCATTGGCTTCTCCACCTACTAAGCCATACATATTGGGTGCGCCAGGTTTAACAGAAAAATCGTCCATTTCGTTATTCAACAAAAAGCCAGCTCCTTTTACTGCAACCAGCGATCCATAAGAGCCATTTAAAGTAGTGGTAATGGAGACGGCATTTCCATCGCGGTCTACAATGGAGAAATGTGTGGTTTCTTCGTGTTCTGCACCTTTTATTTCGCCAGCCAAAACAGCACTGCTTGGCGTTGCTGCTGTCCAGCTAAAGTTTGCCATTCGACTTTTATTATAGGAGGCATTTAATAATTGTTGTTGTGGCACGGCGTAAAAATCAGGATCGCCTAAATATGTTGCGCGATCGGCATACACTCTCCTTTCGGCTTCTACAATCACCTGCACGGTTGAATCGGCATTGTGTCCCCATTTTTTTAAAGGATAAGGCTCTACAGACTGGAGCAATTGGATCAGTGCTATACCTCCACTAGAAGTAGGCGGCATAGTAATAATTTTGTAGCCCCTATAGTTACCGGTTATGGGTTTACGCCAGATAGCGTGGTAATTTTTTAAATCTTCTCTTGTTATAAGTCCTTTGCCGCGTTGCATTTCTGCCACAACCGAATCGGCTACAGCACCTTCATAAAAACCTGCCCTGCCTTTTTCCTGGATCTGTTTTATGGTATTACCAAGTTCTTTTTGGATCAAAAGATCATTTTCCTGCCAGGTTTTTTCCAAATTTACAAGGGCCGTTCCATTTGGATTAAAATCCATAAACTTTCTATGCAAAGCATTCAATTCACCAGCCTGCCTTTTAGTAATTTTAAAACCGTTTTGCGCTAAATTTATTGCCGGCTGCAATACTTGTGCCCAGGAAAGCCTTCCGTATTTTTTGTGTGCCTCTACCATACCATCTACAGATCCTGGTACGCCCGCAGCTAAATGGCCGTAAAGACTTTTATCAACAACCGGATTGCCAGCAGCATCCAGATACATATCTCTGCTGGCTGCCGCAGCGGCTTTTTCTCTAAAATCTAAAGCACTGATTTCGCCGTTTGCACCACGATATACCATAAAGCCACCCCCGCCAATATTCCCTGCGTTAGGATAAACTACTGCAAGCGCGAACTGAACTGCAACGGCTGCATCAACAGCATTCCCTCCTCTTTTTAAAATATCTATACCCACCTGCGACGCTTCCGGATGGGCAGAAACCACCATTCCATTTTTATATTCACCGCTGTTGTTTTTACCCAATTGTCCGGTTACACAGCCAGCGAATAACAACACAGTGCTTAGGTATATTAACGATATTTTTAGGTTATTGAGGGGCTTTATAGTTTTCCGCATCTTTATATATTTTTTCTATTACCTCATTGTTTTTTTCGGTAATTACCTTTCTTTTCAAACTTAATTTTGGGGTAAGCTCACCGCCATCTATGCTCCACTCTTTAGCTAACAATGCAAATCTTTTTACCTGCTCCCATTTACCAAACCCTACATTTGCGGCTTCGATAACCTCATTATATTTAGTAAGCACCTGTTCGTTTTTAATAATCTCTTCATTCGAGGTAAAAGTAATGCCTTTTCTACCTGCCCAGGTTTTTAAGGTTTCGAAATTAGGAACGATCAATGCAGAAGGGAATTTTCTATTTTCACCCAAAACCATAATCTGTTCGATAAAAATCGATTCTTTATATTTATTCTCCAGCATTTGTGGAGCAACATACTTACCGCCTGCTGTTTTAAACATTTCTTTTTTACGGTCGGTGATTCTTAAAAAGCGGCCATCAACCAGTTCTCCAATATCTCCGGTATGGAACCACCCCTCTTTATCTATCGCTTCATCAGTTAAGTCAGGTCGGTTATAGTAACCTTTCATTACCTGATGTCCCCGGGTTAAGACTTCTCCATCTGGTGCTATTTTAACTTCCACACCTTTAATTACTTCCCCTACCGTTCCGAACATGGTTCCTCCCAAATGGTTAACCGTAATTACCGGCGAGGTTTCAGTAAGTCCATATCCTTCAAAAACAGGCATACCAGCTGCCCAGAAAATTCTCGCCAGACGCGGATTTAGCGCTGCTCCGCCAGATACGATCACCACGATTTCGCCGCCTAAAGCTTCCTGCCATTTTTTGAAAACCAACTTACGGGCAATCCCCAATTTAAAGTTATACCAGGCACCTGCATCAATGGTATATTTTTCGGCTAAAGCTACAGACCAGAAGAAAATTCCTTTCTTAATTCCAGTTAATGCTTTACCCTTTTCCATTATCTTATCGTATACTTTTTCGAGAAGCCTTGGAACGGTAGAAAATACATTGGGTTTTACATGCTGAATATCGGCTACAATAGTTTCCATACTTTCTGCATAATAAATTCCGGTATAATTGAACAGATATAAATAAATGATCATCCGCTCGAAAATGTGTGATAAAGGCAGAAAACTTAAACCTTTTTTAACGCCTTCTGGTATAACTACGGCTGAGTTTACAAAATTTGCGACTAAGTTATTGTGTGTTAACATTACTCCCTTAGGTGTTCCTGTTGTACCTGAAGTATAAATTAAGGTTAAAACATCTTCAGGCTCCACTTTTGCGCGATATTCTTCCAAATCGATATCGTTACTCGCTTTGCCCAGTTCAATTAACGTATTCCAGTTTTCGACTTCCGTAATTTCGTTAAAGCTATAAATTTTAATATCCGGGTTTATGGCATCGGCACAAGGTTTAATTTTTTTATGCAAATCTTCATCAGCCACAAAAATAATGGCGATTTCTGCATCTTTTAAGATAAACTGAATATCGTGCTCGGCTAAAGTTGGATATAATGGAATCTGATAAGCCCCAATCTGGTTGGCCGCAAAATCGGCAATATTCCACTCTGGCCGGTTGTGCGACATTACAGCAACCCTGCCCCCTTTGCCTATGCCCTGTTTAATTAATCCACGGCTTAGGTTATCTACAGCGTTACAAAAATTG
Proteins encoded in this region:
- a CDS encoding MarR family winged helix-turn-helix transcriptional regulator yields the protein MKQQQTIDYHVKFAWQNMFNKYNQMASSFGITQAIGYMLINIDDVEGTAVSNLAGLLGVKATSLSRMLNNMEEANLIYRETSAGDKRSVKVFLTDFGKEKKQLAKGVVRKFNEYLDEHFSKKEKETFINLLIKLNDITVAYTVD
- a CDS encoding DUF6089 family protein, producing the protein MKLQLFKTLPVALAGLLIGSAASAQESPATSSTTFRTWSVGVNAGVLTPLSPLGGKNDFSNNKSSFGYGLYVKKQFTPYFSLRLDGVRGKLKGDNSEPYEGGSVNNSPVKAFDTQLSYSGTLSAVVNMFNIDMFKKENALQLYASAGAGIAGYKPTITTAAGTSLYAGDKNINELIIPVGLGAKFKISDAVNFDLGWTISFVDGDNLDGYYKNGNDKYNYAYAGLEFALGSGKQLAFHNPVALTYDEALKAKQTAEGLKSELNAQKADNAKLRSELNDILKDTDGDGVADKLDKCPDTPAGTVVDGAGCPLKTPEKVVEKVIVTEEDRKVVNEAIKNLEFDLGKATIRSKSYASLNRVAALLIQKNFSLKLAGHTDNTGSKELNLRLSKDRAESVKAYLVSQGANASRIEATGYGMGQPIATNKTAAGRQQNRRVEFTLY
- a CDS encoding DUF885 family protein — its product is MRKLFSLFLFLTVAVQLHAQTNEASLISPLINQYQSDVTMLNRKYTLKRSDEYFKRMQGFYAEWQKQLRALPFNKLTVNERVDYILLKRDIRSDSANLQQQYTEFKSNIFALPFAKTVLDFEAKRRIGTQQDGKIIQQQFEQLKEAIQKTTKAVKNKDLIVTPVQASWAQQTVNQYLAVFTEAYKFYNGYDPQFTKATKAVYPDVVGAVNEYAAVLGKIAKTSNAKDDGSGIIGNPIGRIALLSSLNDEMIAYTPEQIEAIAMREFAWCDAEMLKASQLMGFGNDWKKALEKVKTDYPELGKQPELVYELANEAINFVEKNNLIAIPPLAKEGWRMRMLSPQEQLYAPFFLGGESVLIAYPTEDMSEDAKMMTLRGNNRHFSRAVVFHELIPGHNLQYFMQSRYKPYRKVFGTPFWTEGWSLYWEMLLWDQNFATSPEDKIGMLFWRMHRCARIIFSMNYHLGKWTPQQCIDFLVDRVGFERANAEAEVRRSFTGGYGPLYQIGYMLGGLQFRALHNELVQSGKMTNIEFHNRILYENNMPVEMVRALLTNQRLPENFSTRWKFAGDIN
- the ggt gene encoding gamma-glutamyltransferase; the protein is MRKTIKPLNNLKISLIYLSTVLLFAGCVTGQLGKNNSGEYKNGMVVSAHPEASQVGIDILKRGGNAVDAAVAVQFALAVVYPNAGNIGGGGFMVYRGANGEISALDFREKAAAAASRDMYLDAAGNPVVDKSLYGHLAAGVPGSVDGMVEAHKKYGRLSWAQVLQPAINLAQNGFKITKRQAGELNALHRKFMDFNPNGTALVNLEKTWQENDLLIQKELGNTIKQIQEKGRAGFYEGAVADSVVAEMQRGKGLITREDLKNYHAIWRKPITGNYRGYKIITMPPTSSGGIALIQLLQSVEPYPLKKWGHNADSTVQVIVEAERRVYADRATYLGDPDFYAVPQQQLLNASYNKSRMANFSWTAATPSSAVLAGEIKGAEHEETTHFSIVDRDGNAVSITTTLNGSYGSLVAVKGAGFLLNNEMDDFSVKPGAPNMYGLVGGEANAIAPNKRMLSSMTPSIVEKDGKLFMVVGTPGGSTIITSVFQTIINVIDFDMPMQSAVAAKKFHHQWLPDEVYVEKDAIDSLSVEKLKAKGYKIIQRGPIGRVDAILKTKWGNYQGGADPRGDDKAIGW
- a CDS encoding long-chain fatty acid--CoA ligase — translated: MAAEIKRVFDLLKYSLENPKQEFISGKINGKWINYSTVNFCNAVDNLSRGLIKQGIGKGGRVAVMSHNRPEWNIADFAANQIGAYQIPLYPTLAEHDIQFILKDAEIAIIFVADEDLHKKIKPCADAINPDIKIYSFNEITEVENWNTLIELGKASNDIDLEEYRAKVEPEDVLTLIYTSGTTGTPKGVMLTHNNLVANFVNSAVVIPEGVKKGLSFLPLSHIFERMIIYLYLFNYTGIYYAESMETIVADIQHVKPNVFSTVPRLLEKVYDKIMEKGKALTGIKKGIFFWSVALAEKYTIDAGAWYNFKLGIARKLVFKKWQEALGGEIVVIVSGGAALNPRLARIFWAAGMPVFEGYGLTETSPVITVNHLGGTMFGTVGEVIKGVEVKIAPDGEVLTRGHQVMKGYYNRPDLTDEAIDKEGWFHTGDIGELVDGRFLRITDRKKEMFKTAGGKYVAPQMLENKYKESIFIEQIMVLGENRKFPSALIVPNFETLKTWAGRKGITFTSNEEIIKNEQVLTKYNEVIEAANVGFGKWEQVKRFALLAKEWSIDGGELTPKLSLKRKVITEKNNEVIEKIYKDAENYKAPQ